The Sphingobium sp. JS3065 genome includes a region encoding these proteins:
- a CDS encoding NADP-dependent malic enzyme, with amino-acid sequence MTDKSNVEFSEREALFFHSTGRPGKIEIIASKPMATQRDLSLAYSPGVAVPVRAIAEDPTTAYDYTAKGNLVAVISNGTAILGLGNLGALASKPVMEGKAVLFKRFADVDSIDIELKTEDVDKFIDAVELMEPTFGGINLEDIKAPECFIIEQTLKERMNIPVFHDDQHGTAIIAAAGVINAAMLTGREMKDMKVVVNGAGAASISCTELIKALGVQHDNVIMCDSKGVIYQGRTEGMNQWKSAHAVKTDARTLAEAVKGADVFLGLSVAGAMTQDMVKSMADKPIIFAMANPDPEIAPPDAKAVRPDAIVATGRSDYPNQVNNVLGFPFIFRGALDVRATGINEPMKLAAAKAIANLAREQVPEEVAKAYGRSHSFGPDYIIPAPFDPRLMEVVPSAVAQAAMETGVAQRPIADMAAYRQSLKGRLNPTTSVLTTAYEVAKANPKRVVFAEAEEEVVLRAAIQFRTLGYGIPVLVGRAHVYDKLKELGVQDPESFELHNSVNSPLVPDMVDTLYGRLQRRGYLRRDCERMVNRDRNIFGSLLVKMGHADAMITGMTRPFGQTLREIKRVIDPAAGRTPFGIHVLVTKDKTVFLADTTVNERPTAQELADIAEGTVAVARRMGHDPRVAFLSYSNFGNPPGGFLDNVRDAVKMLEERDVDFEFEGEMTADAALNPTVMKNYPFSRLSGPANILVMPGLQSANISAKLLRELGGATMIGPMLVGMDKSVQIATMASNASELLTLAVLASAGVAV; translated from the coding sequence ATGACCGACAAGTCGAATGTGGAATTTTCCGAGCGCGAGGCGCTGTTCTTCCACTCGACGGGACGCCCCGGCAAGATCGAGATCATCGCGTCGAAGCCGATGGCGACCCAGCGCGACCTCAGCCTCGCTTACTCGCCCGGCGTCGCGGTGCCTGTGCGCGCCATCGCGGAAGACCCGACGACCGCCTATGATTATACCGCCAAGGGCAATCTGGTCGCGGTGATCTCCAACGGCACGGCGATCCTGGGCCTGGGCAATCTGGGCGCGCTGGCGTCCAAGCCGGTGATGGAGGGCAAGGCGGTGCTGTTCAAGCGCTTCGCCGACGTCGACAGCATCGACATCGAACTCAAGACCGAGGATGTCGACAAGTTCATCGACGCCGTCGAACTGATGGAGCCGACCTTCGGCGGCATCAACCTGGAAGACATCAAGGCGCCCGAATGCTTCATCATCGAACAGACGCTGAAGGAACGGATGAACATTCCGGTCTTCCATGACGACCAGCACGGAACCGCGATCATCGCGGCGGCGGGCGTCATCAACGCGGCGATGCTGACGGGCCGCGAGATGAAGGACATGAAGGTGGTGGTGAACGGCGCGGGCGCGGCGTCGATCTCCTGCACCGAACTGATCAAGGCGCTGGGCGTCCAGCATGACAATGTCATCATGTGCGACAGCAAGGGCGTGATCTACCAGGGCCGCACAGAGGGCATGAACCAGTGGAAGTCGGCCCATGCGGTCAAGACCGACGCCCGCACCCTGGCCGAAGCGGTCAAGGGCGCCGACGTGTTCCTGGGCCTGTCCGTCGCGGGCGCGATGACGCAGGACATGGTGAAGTCGATGGCCGACAAGCCGATCATCTTCGCCATGGCGAATCCCGACCCGGAAATCGCGCCGCCCGACGCCAAGGCGGTGCGCCCCGACGCCATCGTCGCCACCGGCCGGTCGGACTATCCCAACCAGGTCAACAATGTGCTGGGCTTCCCCTTCATCTTCCGCGGCGCGCTGGACGTGCGGGCGACCGGGATCAACGAGCCGATGAAGCTCGCCGCCGCCAAGGCGATCGCCAACCTCGCGCGCGAACAGGTGCCGGAGGAAGTCGCCAAGGCCTATGGCCGTTCGCACAGCTTCGGGCCGGATTACATCATCCCCGCGCCCTTCGACCCGCGCCTGATGGAGGTCGTGCCGTCCGCCGTCGCCCAGGCGGCGATGGAAACCGGCGTCGCGCAGCGGCCTATCGCGGACATGGCGGCCTATCGCCAGTCGCTCAAAGGCCGGCTCAACCCGACCACTTCGGTCCTCACCACCGCCTATGAGGTGGCGAAGGCCAATCCCAAGCGTGTGGTCTTCGCCGAAGCGGAAGAGGAAGTGGTGCTGCGCGCCGCGATTCAGTTCCGCACGCTGGGCTATGGCATCCCCGTGCTGGTCGGGCGCGCCCATGTTTACGACAAGCTCAAGGAACTGGGCGTGCAGGATCCGGAAAGCTTCGAACTGCACAACAGCGTCAATTCGCCGCTGGTGCCGGATATGGTCGACACGCTCTATGGACGGCTCCAGCGCCGGGGTTATCTGCGCCGCGATTGCGAGCGGATGGTGAACCGCGACCGCAACATCTTCGGTTCGCTGCTGGTCAAGATGGGCCATGCCGACGCGATGATCACCGGCATGACCCGCCCGTTCGGCCAGACCCTGCGCGAGATCAAGCGGGTGATTGACCCGGCGGCGGGCCGCACCCCCTTCGGCATCCATGTGCTGGTGACGAAGGACAAGACGGTATTCCTGGCCGACACGACGGTCAATGAGCGTCCCACGGCGCAGGAACTGGCGGATATTGCGGAGGGCACGGTGGCGGTCGCCCGGCGCATGGGCCATGATCCGCGCGTCGCCTTCCTCTCCTATTCCAATTTCGGCAACCCGCCGGGCGGCTTCCTCGACAATGTCCGCGACGCGGTGAAGATGCTGGAAGAACGCGATGTCGACTTCGAATTCGAAGGTGAAATGACCGCCGATGCGGCGCTCAACCCGACGGTGATGAAGAATTATCCCTTCAGCCGCCTGTCCGGACCGGCCAACATATTGGTGATGCCGGGGCTTCAGTCGGCCAATATCTCGGCCAAGCTGCTGCGCGAACTGGGCGGCGCGACGATGATCGGGCCGATGCTGGTCGGCATGGACAAGTCGGTGCAGATCGCCACCATGGCGTCCAATGCTTCCGAATTGCTGACGCTGGCGGTGCTGGCTTCGGCAGGCGTCGCGGTCTGA
- the mutS gene encoding DNA mismatch repair protein MutS: MARTIDTSTQQATPMMAQYLSLKAEAQDCLLFYRMGDFFELFFEDAKAAAATLDIALTSRGEHGGAPIPMCGVPVHSAEAYLARLIKAGHRVAIAEQTETPAQAKARGSKSLVARAIVRYVTAGTLTEETLLDSRRDNMLVALAQVGGEEAGEYGLAAADISTGRFETLTLRAADMAAELARLRPSEIVLPDGLDLDLPDSHPFDRSAFSGSRAEAALKRIFGVATLDGFGQFGRAELAAMGGLLSYLDHAGKGTLPFLAPPSAKASGAHVAIDAATRESLEITATMNGTRAGSLLGAVDRTVTGAGARLLAQDLSAPLMDQAAIEARLGLVQLFHDDSMLRDQLRVALRALPDIGRALGRLAMGRGSPRDLGQLRDGLGEARLLRERLGRLPDQPLLLAQLLPSLDGHGALVDSLSRALVPSPPTETASGGYIADGYDPALDELRRLAGDGRRAIAALEAKYREQTGIASLKIRHNGVLGYHVEVPARAADPLMQPGSGFTHRQTLAGVVRFNSVDLHEQASRVAQAGAHALVAEAAHLEELIEATLARKAEIARAADALARLDVAAALAERAAEGGWQRPHFLPEDGEGPCLEIMGGRHPVVEDALRRDGQPFVANDCRLVTGDRLWLVTGPNMGGKSTFLRQNAIIVILAQAGAYVPAQSATLTLVDRLFSRVGASDNLAKGRSTFMVEMVETAAILAQATERSFVILDEVGRGTSTYDGLALAWAVVEAVHEVNRCRCLFATHYHELTRLAETLSSLSLHHVRAREWKGDLVLLHEVAEGPADRSYGLAVARLAGLPPAVLKRAKDVLSRLEAGKARTGGIAAGLDDLPLFAAATAQVEEKADPLRAALNGIDADALSPREALDQLYRLKQLAAAGQED; encoded by the coding sequence ATGGCGCGAACGATCGACACATCCACGCAACAAGCCACGCCCATGATGGCGCAATATCTGTCTCTCAAGGCGGAGGCGCAGGACTGCCTGCTCTTTTACCGCATGGGCGATTTTTTCGAACTTTTCTTCGAGGATGCGAAGGCGGCGGCGGCCACGCTCGATATCGCGCTCACCAGCCGGGGCGAACATGGCGGCGCGCCGATCCCGATGTGCGGCGTGCCGGTGCACAGCGCGGAGGCCTATCTGGCGCGGCTGATCAAGGCCGGGCATCGCGTCGCCATCGCCGAACAGACCGAAACGCCCGCGCAGGCCAAGGCGCGTGGGTCCAAATCCCTCGTCGCCCGCGCCATCGTCCGCTATGTGACGGCGGGCACGCTGACCGAGGAGACGCTGCTCGACAGCCGGCGCGACAATATGCTGGTGGCGCTGGCGCAGGTGGGGGGCGAAGAGGCGGGCGAATATGGCCTGGCCGCCGCAGACATTTCGACCGGGCGCTTCGAGACGCTGACTTTGCGGGCGGCCGATATGGCCGCCGAACTGGCGCGCCTGCGGCCGAGCGAGATCGTGTTGCCGGACGGGCTGGACCTTGATCTGCCCGATTCCCACCCGTTCGACCGATCGGCCTTTTCCGGCAGCCGGGCCGAAGCGGCGCTGAAGCGTATCTTCGGGGTCGCCACTCTGGACGGATTCGGCCAGTTCGGCCGCGCCGAACTGGCGGCCATGGGCGGCCTGCTCAGCTATCTCGACCATGCGGGCAAGGGTACCCTGCCTTTCCTCGCCCCGCCCAGCGCCAAGGCCAGCGGCGCGCATGTCGCCATCGACGCCGCGACCCGCGAGAGCCTGGAAATCACCGCCACCATGAACGGCACGCGGGCGGGCAGCCTGTTGGGAGCGGTCGACCGGACCGTCACCGGCGCGGGCGCGCGCTTGCTGGCGCAGGATCTGTCCGCGCCGCTGATGGATCAGGCGGCCATCGAGGCGCGGCTGGGCCTTGTTCAACTGTTCCATGACGATAGCATGCTGCGCGACCAGTTGCGGGTGGCTTTGCGCGCTCTGCCGGACATCGGGCGCGCTCTGGGCCGCCTCGCCATGGGCAGGGGCAGTCCGCGCGATCTGGGCCAGTTGAGGGACGGGCTGGGCGAAGCGCGGCTGCTGCGCGAGCGGCTGGGACGCCTGCCCGACCAGCCGTTGCTGCTGGCCCAATTGCTTCCCTCATTGGATGGCCATGGCGCGCTGGTCGACAGCCTGTCCCGCGCCCTCGTCCCCAGCCCGCCGACCGAAACCGCCAGTGGGGGTTATATCGCGGACGGCTATGACCCGGCGCTGGATGAGCTGCGCCGTCTCGCCGGGGATGGCCGCCGCGCCATCGCCGCGCTGGAGGCGAAATATCGCGAGCAGACGGGCATCGCCTCGCTCAAGATCCGCCACAACGGCGTTCTGGGCTATCATGTCGAGGTGCCTGCCCGCGCCGCCGACCCGTTGATGCAGCCCGGCAGCGGCTTCACCCATCGCCAGACGCTGGCCGGGGTGGTGCGCTTCAATTCGGTCGACCTGCACGAACAAGCGAGCCGCGTCGCGCAGGCAGGCGCTCATGCATTGGTGGCCGAGGCCGCGCATCTGGAGGAGCTGATCGAAGCCACCCTCGCCCGCAAGGCGGAGATCGCCCGCGCCGCGGACGCCCTCGCCCGGCTCGACGTGGCGGCGGCGCTGGCCGAGCGGGCGGCGGAGGGCGGCTGGCAGCGGCCCCATTTCCTGCCCGAAGACGGCGAGGGGCCGTGCCTGGAAATCATGGGCGGCCGCCATCCGGTGGTGGAGGACGCGCTCCGCCGCGACGGTCAGCCTTTCGTCGCCAATGACTGCCGGCTGGTGACCGGGGACCGGCTATGGCTGGTGACGGGGCCGAACATGGGCGGCAAGTCCACCTTCCTGCGGCAGAACGCCATCATCGTGATTCTCGCCCAAGCGGGAGCCTATGTGCCCGCGCAGTCCGCGACCCTGACGCTGGTCGACCGATTGTTCAGCCGCGTCGGCGCATCGGACAATCTGGCGAAGGGCCGCTCGACCTTCATGGTCGAGATGGTGGAGACCGCCGCCATCCTGGCCCAGGCAACGGAGCGCAGCTTCGTCATCCTGGATGAAGTCGGGCGCGGCACGTCGACCTATGACGGGCTGGCGCTGGCATGGGCGGTGGTGGAGGCGGTGCATGAGGTCAATCGCTGCCGCTGCCTGTTCGCGACGCACTATCATGAACTGACGCGGCTGGCGGAAACCCTGTCCTCGCTCTCGCTCCACCATGTCCGGGCGCGGGAGTGGAAGGGCGATCTGGTGTTGCTGCACGAGGTGGCGGAAGGACCGGCGGATCGCAGCTACGGTCTGGCCGTGGCGCGGCTGGCCGGGCTGCCGCCTGCGGTCCTCAAGCGGGCGAAGGACGTCCTCTCCCGCCTCGAAGCGGGCAAGGCCAGGACCGGCGGCATCGCGGCTGGGCTGGACGACCTGCCCCTGTTCGCCGCCGCCACCGCGCAGGTGGAGGAAAAGGCCGATCCCCTTCGCGCCGCGCTGAACGGCATCGACGCCGACGCGCTTTCCCCCCGCGAGGCGCTCGATCAACTCTACCGCCTCAAGCAACTGGCGGCAGCCGGTCAGGAAGACTAG
- a CDS encoding flavin reductase family protein → MSEAVAFDSGTFRRVLGHYPTGVCVVTAVEDSQAPTGMVVGSFTSVSLDPPLVAFFPAKNSQSWPRIEKAGKFCVNILASDQKPLCQQFAAKGGDDKFAGVTHHVSANGSPILDGVVAWIDCQLEAVHEAGDHYIVLGRVIALEVETPGKPLLFFQGGYGEFAHLN, encoded by the coding sequence ATGAGCGAAGCGGTCGCCTTTGACAGTGGCACCTTCCGCCGGGTGCTGGGCCATTATCCCACCGGCGTGTGCGTGGTGACGGCGGTGGAGGACAGCCAGGCGCCGACCGGCATGGTGGTCGGATCTTTCACCTCGGTCTCGCTCGACCCGCCGCTGGTCGCCTTTTTCCCCGCGAAAAATTCGCAAAGCTGGCCCCGGATCGAGAAAGCGGGGAAATTCTGCGTCAACATCCTCGCCAGCGACCAGAAGCCGCTTTGCCAGCAATTCGCGGCCAAGGGCGGTGACGACAAGTTCGCCGGCGTGACCCACCATGTCTCCGCCAATGGATCGCCGATCCTGGACGGCGTGGTGGCCTGGATCGACTGCCAGCTCGAAGCCGTGCATGAGGCGGGCGATCATTATATCGTGCTGGGCCGGGTGATCGCGCTGGAAGTGGAGACGCCGGGCAAGCCGCTGCTCTTCTTCCAGGGCGGCTATGGCGAATTCGCCCATTTGAACTGA
- a CDS encoding cadherin domain-containing protein: MANFFNVVGSQTIVAGNEKDQFFAFTRLANLDMVRPDAVLAQLVWNSGILTGSGPAYQLTATNIQISMDMLMGGAGTDVIYGSNLADAIFYNNGAISGGFGSFDNIEQFWLGDGDDIIDLTAHGAGGIDYAKDVLVQAGLGNDVIIGGAGKDNLQGDGGNDIIFGWRGSDTISGGAGDDLLYGDDLGFNGIAGDDTIDGGTGNDILYGGRGSDKMTGGDDDDILYGQAGGDNLSGGSGNDTLYGDDDDTNSNDTLNGDAGNDRLYGGAGNDELYGGTGDDLIDGGTGNDYMHGGAGNDTILAGAGSDVIDGSADIDTIVFSGNRMDYAFTLQTDGSFIAVDQRAGSPEGSKTIRNVEFFQFADMTTPSTALNAPPVITSNGGGASAALAIDENGTAVTTVAATDPDAGQTVGFSIVGGDDAALFAIDAATGELRFIVPPNFESPADADGDNVYQLTVAANDGNGGVDMQTLSVTVRDVPDGFAPVITSNGGGASAAITVDENATAVTGVTATDADGPSILYSIVGGADAALFAIDATTGALSFQTAPDHEAPTDADHDNVYDVIVQASDGTNSDQQTLSVTIANLNDNAPVLTSYGGAASATLSVAENSLIAAMVQASDADGTALSYSISGGADAALFTIDAATGALSFQTAPDYEAPGDSDGDRIYNVIVSASDGASIVAQTLAITVTNLNDNAPVITSNGGGASAAIVMAENAGAVTVVTATDADGTTPGFAISGGADAALFTIDAVTGALSFINPPDFENRLDADGDGIYQVTVRATDGSNADDQLLSITITDVVEGGKTITGSSGNNLINPTTTVLAYQTTALNDTIHALAGNDTIDGGAGADYMDGGAGNDIFYVDTFSDDGFAGNDDQVVELAGGGSDLVNASVSYRLAANVEKLTLTGAATINGFGNDLANSITGNDAANLLSGGLGADILYGMGGADRLEGGDDNDNLFGGDGNDVLTGGAGDDYLDGGTGADSMTGGLGNDNYIVDSWSDDGNGANDDLIFELAGEGTDQVNASVSYRLAAEIEKLVLTGSDAIDGTGNDLANSITGNGGQNGLWGGSGNDTMLGNGGDDRLYGEDGQDSLDGGAGNDLLDGGAAGDTLKGGAGSDMLIGGAGKDALTGGTEADMFIFNRGDTTLNTASYDRITDFKTSEGDRIDLDFLNGSLPAADYAERAIATNNFADALAAANPTAGVNHVTFVAGTTDGWVFYDANGDGAFEQSVLLLGVNTLAGVDSSSFF; this comes from the coding sequence ATGGCAAATTTCTTCAACGTGGTGGGTAGCCAGACCATCGTGGCGGGCAATGAAAAGGACCAGTTCTTCGCCTTCACCCGCCTCGCCAATCTGGATATGGTGCGCCCCGACGCGGTGCTGGCGCAGCTCGTCTGGAACTCCGGAATCCTCACCGGCAGCGGTCCGGCCTATCAACTGACCGCGACGAATATCCAGATTTCCATGGACATGCTGATGGGCGGCGCGGGAACCGACGTCATCTACGGGTCCAATCTGGCCGACGCGATCTTCTACAATAATGGCGCGATTTCCGGCGGTTTCGGCAGTTTCGACAATATCGAGCAGTTCTGGCTGGGCGACGGCGACGACATCATAGACCTGACGGCGCACGGCGCGGGCGGCATCGACTATGCGAAGGACGTATTGGTCCAGGCGGGGCTGGGCAATGACGTCATCATCGGCGGCGCGGGCAAGGACAATCTGCAGGGCGACGGCGGCAACGACATCATCTTCGGCTGGCGCGGCAGCGACACCATATCGGGCGGAGCGGGCGACGACCTGCTCTATGGCGACGATCTGGGCTTCAACGGCATCGCCGGGGACGACACGATCGACGGCGGCACGGGCAACGACATCCTCTATGGCGGCCGCGGCAGCGACAAGATGACCGGCGGCGATGACGACGATATCCTCTACGGTCAGGCGGGCGGCGACAATCTGTCGGGCGGGAGCGGCAACGACACGCTTTATGGCGACGATGACGACACCAACAGCAACGACACGCTGAACGGCGATGCGGGCAACGACCGGCTCTATGGCGGCGCGGGCAATGACGAATTATATGGCGGCACGGGCGACGACCTGATCGATGGCGGCACCGGCAACGACTATATGCATGGCGGCGCCGGTAACGACACCATCCTGGCGGGCGCGGGCAGCGACGTGATCGACGGCAGCGCCGATATCGACACCATCGTCTTTTCCGGCAACCGGATGGACTATGCCTTCACGCTGCAAACCGACGGCAGCTTCATCGCGGTCGACCAGCGCGCCGGATCGCCCGAAGGCAGCAAGACGATCCGCAATGTCGAGTTCTTCCAGTTCGCGGACATGACGACGCCCTCGACGGCACTCAACGCGCCGCCGGTCATTACATCGAACGGCGGCGGCGCGAGCGCGGCGCTGGCCATCGATGAGAACGGCACGGCGGTCACCACCGTCGCCGCGACCGATCCCGACGCCGGGCAGACCGTGGGCTTTTCCATCGTCGGCGGCGACGATGCCGCGCTGTTCGCCATCGATGCCGCGACGGGCGAGTTGCGCTTCATCGTCCCGCCCAATTTCGAGAGTCCGGCCGATGCCGATGGCGACAATGTCTATCAACTGACCGTCGCCGCCAATGACGGCAATGGCGGGGTGGACATGCAGACGCTGTCCGTGACCGTGCGCGACGTGCCGGACGGTTTTGCGCCGGTCATCACCTCCAATGGCGGGGGCGCTTCGGCGGCGATCACGGTCGATGAGAATGCGACCGCGGTTACCGGCGTGACGGCGACGGACGCCGACGGGCCGTCGATCCTCTATTCGATTGTCGGTGGGGCGGACGCCGCGCTGTTCGCCATCGATGCGACGACCGGAGCGCTCAGCTTCCAGACCGCGCCCGACCATGAAGCGCCCACCGACGCGGATCACGACAATGTCTATGACGTGATCGTGCAGGCCAGCGACGGCACCAACAGCGACCAGCAGACGCTGTCCGTCACCATCGCCAACCTCAACGACAATGCGCCCGTGCTGACATCCTATGGCGGGGCGGCTTCCGCGACCTTGTCGGTGGCGGAGAACAGCCTGATCGCCGCCATGGTGCAGGCCAGCGACGCCGATGGAACCGCGCTCAGCTACAGCATCAGCGGCGGCGCGGACGCGGCGCTGTTCACCATCGACGCGGCGACCGGCGCGCTGAGCTTCCAGACCGCGCCCGATTATGAAGCGCCCGGCGACAGCGATGGCGACCGCATCTACAATGTGATCGTCAGCGCCAGCGACGGCGCCAGCATCGTCGCGCAGACCCTGGCGATCACCGTCACCAACCTCAACGACAATGCGCCGGTCATCACCTCCAATGGCGGGGGCGCTTCGGCGGCGATCGTCATGGCGGAAAATGCCGGGGCCGTGACGGTCGTGACCGCCACCGACGCCGACGGCACGACGCCCGGCTTTGCCATATCGGGCGGAGCGGACGCGGCGCTGTTCACCATCGACGCAGTGACGGGCGCGCTGTCCTTCATCAATCCGCCCGATTTTGAAAACCGGCTCGATGCCGATGGCGACGGCATTTATCAGGTGACGGTCCGCGCGACCGACGGCAGCAATGCCGACGACCAGTTGCTGTCCATCACCATTACCGACGTGGTGGAGGGCGGGAAGACCATCACCGGCTCCTCCGGCAACAACCTCATCAACCCGACGACGACCGTGCTCGCCTATCAGACGACCGCGCTCAACGACACCATCCATGCACTGGCGGGCAACGACACGATCGATGGCGGCGCGGGCGCGGATTATATGGATGGCGGCGCGGGCAACGATATTTTCTACGTCGACACCTTTTCGGACGACGGCTTTGCCGGGAATGACGATCAGGTCGTCGAACTGGCGGGCGGCGGCAGCGATCTGGTCAATGCCTCGGTCAGCTATCGCCTGGCCGCCAATGTCGAGAAATTGACCCTGACGGGCGCGGCGACGATCAACGGCTTCGGCAACGACCTTGCCAACAGCATCACCGGCAACGACGCGGCGAACCTGCTGTCGGGCGGTCTGGGCGCGGACATCCTCTACGGCATGGGCGGCGCCGACAGGCTGGAAGGCGGGGATGACAATGACAATCTGTTCGGCGGCGACGGCAATGATGTGCTGACCGGCGGCGCGGGCGACGATTATCTGGATGGCGGCACGGGCGCCGACAGCATGACCGGGGGGCTGGGCAACGACAACTATATCGTCGATAGCTGGTCCGATGACGGCAACGGCGCCAATGACGACCTGATCTTCGAACTGGCGGGCGAAGGCACCGATCAGGTCAACGCCTCCGTCAGCTACAGGCTGGCGGCGGAGATCGAGAAGCTGGTGCTGACCGGCTCCGACGCTATCGACGGCACCGGCAATGACCTCGCCAACAGCATCACCGGCAATGGCGGCCAGAACGGCCTCTGGGGCGGTTCAGGCAACGACACCATGCTGGGCAATGGCGGCGACGACCGGCTCTATGGCGAGGATGGGCAGGACAGCCTGGACGGCGGCGCGGGCAACGACCTGCTGGATGGCGGCGCGGCGGGCGACACGCTGAAGGGCGGCGCAGGCAGCGACATGCTGATCGGCGGCGCGGGCAAGGACGCGCTGACCGGCGGGACCGAGGCGGACATGTTCATCTTCAACCGCGGCGACACGACGCTCAACACCGCGAGCTATGACCGGATCACCGATTTCAAGACCAGCGAGGGCGACCGCATCGATCTCGACTTCCTGAACGGCAGCCTGCCGGCCGCCGATTATGCAGAGAGGGCGATCGCCACCAACAATTTTGCCGACGCGCTGGCCGCCGCCAACCCGACCGCCGGGGTCAATCATGTGACCTTCGTCGCCGGAACGACCGATGGCTGGGTTTTCTACGACGCCAATGGCGATGGGGCTTTCGAACAAAGCGTGCTGCTGCTTGGCGTCAACACGCTGGCGGGCGTGGATTCGAGCAGCTTCTTCTGA